One window of Mesorhizobium loti R88b genomic DNA carries:
- a CDS encoding methyltransferase family protein, whose product MTYASLKPVSHAFVQRKRLIFVRVAAVLAVLLLFLTKPALSEGSNGHEMLEFFGFCLVLACVAGRLWSILYVGGKKNEELVSSGPFSMSQNPLYFFSTVGAVGIGLLYGSVLAALALGLASFLIFRVTARKEAAYLLGKFGPAYLAYTKRTPRFWPNPLIYSDGDQMEFSTRALKRTFFDGLYFLAIFPAIELVEYFREAGLLFPAFVTIY is encoded by the coding sequence ATGACCTACGCGTCCCTCAAGCCGGTTTCACACGCTTTCGTGCAGCGCAAGCGGCTGATCTTCGTGCGAGTGGCGGCAGTGCTCGCGGTGCTGCTTCTGTTTCTCACCAAGCCGGCGCTCAGCGAGGGTTCGAACGGGCACGAAATGCTGGAATTCTTCGGCTTCTGCCTGGTGCTCGCCTGCGTTGCCGGCCGGCTGTGGAGCATTCTCTATGTCGGCGGCAAGAAGAACGAGGAACTGGTTTCGTCGGGACCGTTCTCGATGAGCCAGAACCCGCTCTATTTCTTCTCGACGGTCGGCGCGGTCGGCATCGGTTTGCTCTACGGCTCGGTGCTGGCGGCTTTGGCGCTAGGCCTCGCCAGCTTCCTGATCTTCCGCGTCACCGCGCGCAAGGAGGCCGCATACCTGCTTGGCAAGTTCGGCCCGGCCTATCTGGCCTACACCAAGAGAACGCCGCGTTTTTGGCCAAATCCGCTGATCTACAGTGACGGTGACCAGATGGAGTTCTCGACACGCGCGCTCAAGCGTACTTTTTTTGACGGGCTCTATTTCCTCGCCATCTTCCCGGCCATCGAGCTGGTCGAGTATTTCCGCGAGGCCGGCCTGCTGTTTCCGGCCTTCGTCACGATCTACTGA
- a CDS encoding amidohydrolase/deacetylase family metallohydrolase, protein MQFDLLLKGGRLIDPASGIDAPRDVAIANGRVAAVEADLPAERANQVVDTTGCIVAPGLVDLHSHVYWGGTSLGVDADRLAAKSGTTTFIDAGSAGAGNFLGFRRHVMERSKVRILAYVNISFAGIFGFSQTVSVGECSDLNLCEPREVVAAAREHADVVVGVKVRSGKHAGGTSGIAPVDLALEAADQAGLPLMAHIDEPPPGRSEVLPRLRKGDILTHCFRPFPNAPVFASGAVRPDMRLARERGVIFDLGHGMGSFDFEVARAMLAEGLMPDVISSDVHLYCVDGPAFDILVCMSKLMALGMPLVEVLRAATQAPAQAIARPDLGTLAVGTVGDVAVLRQRSGRFTFVDAVGASLVADQRLVSEGIVVGGTWWPNEAVNDVSETEHFEAHANHTHVEVAARHFGHRHD, encoded by the coding sequence ATGCAATTCGACCTCCTGTTGAAGGGCGGCCGGCTGATCGATCCGGCGTCCGGCATCGATGCGCCGCGCGATGTTGCCATTGCCAATGGCCGTGTCGCCGCGGTCGAGGCCGACCTCCCGGCGGAGCGCGCCAATCAGGTGGTCGACACGACAGGCTGCATCGTCGCGCCTGGCCTGGTCGACCTGCACAGCCACGTCTACTGGGGCGGCACCTCGCTCGGTGTCGATGCCGACCGGCTCGCCGCCAAAAGCGGCACCACCACCTTCATCGATGCGGGCAGTGCGGGCGCCGGCAATTTCCTCGGCTTCCGCCGCCATGTCATGGAGCGCTCGAAAGTGCGCATCCTGGCCTATGTCAACATTTCCTTTGCCGGCATTTTCGGCTTCTCGCAGACGGTTTCGGTCGGTGAATGCAGCGATCTCAATCTGTGCGAACCGCGCGAGGTGGTTGCCGCCGCGCGCGAGCACGCCGATGTCGTCGTCGGCGTGAAAGTCCGCTCCGGCAAGCATGCCGGCGGCACCAGCGGCATCGCGCCGGTGGATCTGGCGCTGGAGGCCGCCGACCAGGCAGGCCTGCCGCTGATGGCGCATATCGACGAGCCGCCGCCCGGCCGCTCGGAAGTGCTGCCGCGCCTGCGCAAGGGCGATATTCTTACGCACTGCTTCCGGCCATTTCCCAACGCGCCGGTGTTTGCCTCCGGCGCGGTGCGGCCCGACATGCGGCTGGCGCGCGAGCGTGGCGTCATCTTCGACCTCGGCCACGGCATGGGCTCGTTCGATTTCGAGGTGGCGCGTGCGATGCTGGCCGAGGGCCTGATGCCGGACGTGATCTCGAGCGACGTGCATCTCTACTGCGTCGACGGGCCGGCCTTCGACATTCTGGTCTGCATGTCGAAGCTGATGGCGCTCGGCATGCCGCTGGTCGAGGTTTTGCGCGCGGCAACGCAAGCGCCGGCACAGGCGATCGCGCGGCCGGACCTCGGCACGCTGGCGGTCGGCACCGTCGGCGACGTCGCGGTGCTTCGCCAGCGCTCTGGCCGCTTCACCTTCGTCGATGCGGTCGGTGCTTCGCTGGTCGCCGACCAGCGACTGGTCTCGGAAGGGATTGTTGTTGGCGGGACCTGGTGGCCGAACGAGGCGGTCAATGATGTCAGCGAGACGGAGCATTTCGAGGCGCATGCCAACCACACGCATGTCGAGGTGGCGGCACGGCATTTCGGGCATCGTCACGATTAG
- a CDS encoding COG4705 family protein — MLAPHSHAAPSHNRVPDVTLDFWLIKLMAVTMGETAADYLAVNLGLGLTLTSLIMTGVLIVALVLQFAQKRYVPWAYWTAVVLISVVGTLITDNLVDNFGVRLQTTTIAFSVALVATFAVWYASERTLSIHTIFTTRREIFYWLAILFTFSLGTAAGDLVAESLDMGYLASGLMFGGAIVLIALAYYLIHLDAILAFWLAYILTRPLGASFGDLLSQPAEYGGLGFGTTFTSLIFLGCIVALVLYMTMRKNADELDEILLESD; from the coding sequence ATGCTCGCGCCCCATTCCCACGCCGCTCCCAGCCACAACAGGGTTCCGGATGTCACCCTCGATTTCTGGCTGATCAAGCTGATGGCGGTGACCATGGGCGAGACGGCGGCCGACTATCTCGCCGTCAACCTCGGGCTTGGGTTGACCTTGACCTCGCTGATCATGACCGGGGTGCTGATCGTCGCCCTTGTCCTGCAATTCGCGCAAAAACGCTACGTACCTTGGGCCTACTGGACGGCGGTGGTGCTGATCAGCGTCGTCGGCACGCTGATCACCGACAACCTCGTCGACAATTTCGGCGTGCGCCTGCAGACCACGACAATCGCTTTCTCGGTAGCACTCGTGGCGACTTTCGCGGTCTGGTACGCGAGCGAGCGGACGCTGTCGATCCACACCATCTTCACCACCCGCCGCGAGATCTTCTACTGGCTGGCGATCCTGTTCACCTTCTCGCTCGGCACCGCCGCCGGCGATCTCGTCGCCGAAAGCCTGGACATGGGTTATCTCGCCTCAGGCCTCATGTTCGGCGGGGCCATCGTGCTGATCGCGCTTGCCTATTACCTCATTCATCTGGACGCCATCCTGGCCTTCTGGCTCGCCTATATCCTGACGCGGCCGCTTGGTGCCTCTTTCGGCGATCTCTTGTCGCAGCCGGCTGAATATGGCGGCCTCGGCTTCGGCACCACCTTCACCAGCCTGATCTTCCTTGGCTGCATCGTTGCGCTTGTTCTCTACATGACGATGCGGAAGAACGCCGACGAACTGGACGAAATCCTGCTCGAATCGGACTGA
- a CDS encoding sensor histidine kinase gives MTGTWARLLRSTPFRLALTFGFLFMLAFILSGAIVYQMMSADLAERLDETIKETYSVVAATYSANDLEDLVATIESHAKVNPKKEQLFSLTDPAGNHLAGNFTAAGLPDGFSAFEAVLPGVPPDTEFRAYSGSVGGNTLTVAFSLSETEELETVAMMSFGWATLIITGLAVTGGALLASRVQRRLDGIAATMVDVSHGRLDTRIPLTGKGDDIDIVSSQINAALDRLSGLVEGMKQVSANIAHDLKTPLNRLQMILEGAADKAAQDRDVSDDLADARAEGHQINETFDALLRIAQIEAGARKARFTDVDLGEILQTMAEIYTDVAEDDGKALSPTQRNETAERIHGDRELLMQMFANLVENALRHCPPGTTIKLSVTRQGNRILVTVADDGPGIAADEREKVFQRLYRLDHSRSTPGSGLGLSLVRAIADLHGASIALEDCQPGLAVVVGFPLAID, from the coding sequence ATGACCGGAACCTGGGCTCGCCTGCTGCGCAGCACGCCGTTCCGGCTCGCGCTGACATTCGGCTTCCTGTTCATGCTGGCCTTCATCCTGTCGGGCGCCATCGTCTACCAGATGATGAGCGCAGATCTTGCCGAACGGCTCGACGAAACCATCAAGGAGACCTATTCGGTCGTCGCCGCCACCTATTCCGCGAACGACCTTGAAGACCTTGTCGCCACGATCGAAAGCCACGCAAAAGTAAACCCGAAGAAAGAACAGCTGTTTTCGCTGACCGACCCGGCCGGCAATCACCTGGCCGGCAACTTCACCGCCGCCGGGCTCCCCGACGGGTTTTCTGCGTTCGAGGCCGTGTTGCCAGGCGTCCCTCCGGACACGGAGTTCAGGGCCTATTCCGGTTCGGTCGGCGGCAACACCCTGACGGTCGCCTTCAGCCTTTCCGAAACGGAGGAACTGGAAACGGTGGCGATGATGAGCTTCGGCTGGGCAACCCTAATCATCACCGGCCTGGCGGTCACCGGCGGCGCGCTGCTTGCCTCGCGTGTCCAGCGCCGGCTCGACGGCATTGCGGCCACCATGGTCGATGTCTCGCATGGCCGGCTCGACACCCGCATTCCGCTGACCGGCAAGGGCGACGACATCGACATCGTCTCCAGCCAGATCAATGCGGCGCTCGACCGATTGTCGGGCCTGGTCGAAGGCATGAAGCAGGTCAGCGCCAACATCGCGCATGATCTGAAGACGCCGCTCAACCGGCTGCAGATGATTCTGGAGGGCGCCGCCGACAAGGCCGCGCAGGATCGCGATGTTTCCGACGACCTCGCCGATGCGCGCGCCGAGGGCCATCAGATCAACGAGACTTTCGACGCCTTGCTGCGCATCGCCCAGATCGAGGCCGGCGCCCGCAAGGCGCGCTTTACCGATGTCGACCTCGGCGAGATCCTGCAGACCATGGCCGAGATCTACACCGATGTTGCCGAGGACGATGGCAAGGCGTTGTCGCCCACGCAGCGCAACGAGACAGCGGAGCGGATCCATGGCGATCGTGAACTGTTGATGCAGATGTTCGCCAATCTGGTCGAGAACGCGCTGCGCCATTGTCCGCCCGGCACGACGATCAAATTATCGGTGACGCGCCAGGGGAACCGCATCCTTGTCACCGTTGCCGACGATGGTCCCGGCATTGCCGCGGATGAACGCGAGAAAGTCTTTCAGCGGCTGTACCGGCTGGATCACAGCCGTTCGACGCCGGGCAGCGGCCTTGGGCTGAGCCTCGTCAGGGCCATCGCCGACCTGCACGGGGCATCCATTGCTCTCGAGGACTGTCAGCCTGGGCTTGCGGTGGTGGTGGGCTTTCCCCTGGCAATCGATTAG
- a CDS encoding RidA family protein: protein MPKQTFGTSHVPLSPAVRAGDFVYISGQVPVSDGIVVKGGITEQTEQVLANVKAALALAGCTLDDVVKTTVWLEDARDFGAFNAVYARHFPKNPPARTTVESRLMIDIKIEVEAVAYKPV from the coding sequence TTGCCCAAGCAGACCTTTGGAACGTCGCATGTGCCGCTGTCGCCCGCCGTGCGCGCCGGCGACTTCGTCTATATCTCTGGCCAGGTTCCGGTCAGCGACGGCATCGTGGTCAAGGGCGGCATCACGGAACAGACCGAGCAGGTGCTTGCCAATGTAAAGGCGGCGCTTGCATTGGCCGGCTGCACCCTGGACGATGTGGTGAAGACCACCGTCTGGCTGGAGGACGCACGCGATTTCGGCGCCTTCAACGCCGTCTATGCCAGGCATTTTCCGAAGAATCCGCCGGCCCGCACGACGGTTGAATCGCGGCTGATGATCGACATCAAGATCGAGGTCGAGGCGGTCGCCTACAAGCCGGTCTAA
- a CDS encoding NAD(P)/FAD-dependent oxidoreductase has product MLEIAPTKQAAVWLDSLAQALEAGDIQAASNLFVDDCYWRDLLTFTWNVTTMEGRDTIAGMLTSTLATTKPTAWRLTGEATADEGTVEAWFTFETAVASGQGSLRLRDGRCRTLFTAMTDLKGFEERKGAERPLGVRHKADPERETWSEARARETRELGASEQPYCLVIGGGQGGIMLGARLRQLGVPTIVIEKNARPGDSWRNRYRTLVLHDPVWYDHLPYIPFPENWPVFTPKDKMGDWLEMYTRVMELNYWVATKCLSASYDETAKEWTVVVDRVGRQITLKPKHIVFATGAYGPPRKIDLAGADQFKGELLHSSQYSSGDKFRGKKVAVIGAASSGHDVCVDLWESGADVTMIQRSPTTVVKSSTLMEVGFEIFSESALARGITTEKADMIVASTPFALVPKGQRALYEVIKARDAAFYDRLRASGFAIDFGDDETGLLMKAYRTGSGYYIDVGASDLIIDGKIGIRSGVAIKSLTAKGILFEDGTELEADAIIACTGYQSMNEKVAALVSREVADKVGPCWGLGSGVKGDPGPWQGELRNMWKPTAQEALWFHGGNLALSRFYSKYVALQIKARMEGIATPVYGKPSNAG; this is encoded by the coding sequence ATGCTCGAGATCGCACCAACGAAACAGGCCGCCGTATGGCTCGACTCCCTTGCGCAAGCGCTAGAAGCCGGCGACATACAAGCCGCGAGCAACCTGTTCGTCGACGACTGCTACTGGCGCGACCTTCTGACCTTCACCTGGAACGTCACCACCATGGAAGGCCGCGACACCATCGCCGGCATGCTCACGTCCACGCTGGCCACCACCAAGCCAACGGCATGGCGTCTCACCGGCGAGGCGACCGCGGACGAAGGCACTGTTGAAGCCTGGTTCACATTCGAAACGGCAGTCGCCTCGGGCCAGGGCAGCCTGCGCCTGCGCGACGGCCGTTGCCGGACCCTATTCACGGCGATGACCGACCTCAAGGGGTTCGAGGAGCGCAAGGGCGCGGAGCGGCCGCTCGGCGTGCGCCACAAGGCGGACCCAGAGCGCGAGACCTGGTCGGAGGCACGGGCACGCGAGACGCGTGAACTCGGCGCCTCGGAACAACCCTATTGCCTGGTCATCGGCGGCGGCCAGGGCGGCATCATGCTGGGCGCACGTCTGAGGCAGCTCGGCGTGCCGACCATCGTCATCGAGAAGAACGCGCGCCCGGGCGATTCCTGGCGCAACCGCTACCGCACGCTCGTGCTGCACGATCCGGTCTGGTACGACCATCTGCCCTACATTCCGTTCCCGGAAAACTGGCCTGTCTTCACGCCCAAGGACAAGATGGGCGACTGGCTGGAAATGTACACACGCGTCATGGAGCTCAACTACTGGGTCGCCACCAAGTGCCTCAGCGCCTCCTATGACGAGACCGCGAAAGAGTGGACCGTGGTGGTCGACCGCGTCGGCCGGCAGATCACGCTGAAACCCAAGCACATCGTCTTCGCCACCGGCGCCTATGGCCCGCCGCGAAAGATCGACCTGGCGGGCGCGGACCAGTTCAAGGGCGAGCTGCTGCATTCCAGCCAGTATTCGAGCGGCGACAAATTCCGTGGCAAGAAGGTTGCCGTCATCGGCGCGGCAAGTTCGGGGCATGATGTCTGCGTCGATCTCTGGGAAAGCGGCGCCGACGTCACCATGATCCAGCGCTCGCCGACCACCGTGGTCAAGTCCAGCACGCTGATGGAAGTCGGCTTCGAGATCTTCTCGGAAAGTGCGCTGGCGCGCGGCATTACCACCGAAAAGGCCGACATGATCGTCGCCTCGACGCCGTTCGCGCTGGTGCCCAAGGGTCAGCGCGCGCTCTACGAGGTGATCAAGGCGCGCGACGCGGCCTTCTACGATCGCTTGCGCGCCTCGGGCTTTGCCATCGACTTCGGCGACGACGAGACCGGCCTGCTGATGAAGGCCTACCGCACCGGCTCCGGCTATTACATCGATGTCGGCGCCTCGGATCTGATCATCGACGGCAAGATCGGCATCCGCAGCGGCGTCGCCATCAAGTCTCTGACGGCGAAAGGCATCCTGTTCGAGGACGGCACCGAGCTCGAAGCCGACGCCATCATCGCCTGCACCGGCTACCAGTCGATGAACGAGAAGGTCGCCGCGCTCGTCTCGCGCGAGGTCGCCGACAAGGTCGGGCCGTGCTGGGGCCTTGGCTCCGGCGTCAAGGGCGACCCCGGCCCCTGGCAAGGCGAGCTGCGCAACATGTGGAAGCCGACGGCGCAGGAAGCGCTATGGTTTCACGGCGGCAATCTGGCGCTGTCGCGGTTTTATTCGAAATATGTGGCGCTGCAGATCAAGGCGCGGATGGAGGGGATTGCGACGCCGGTTTATGGGAAGCCGAGCAACGCCGGGTAA
- a CDS encoding DUF1344 domain-containing protein: MQKLVIVTAAVLATALSTAAFARTVTSTIVSVDAKGDAITLADGKTLNLPEGIEVETLKAGEKVVVTYSTTSGKSLVSSIQPAK; the protein is encoded by the coding sequence ATGCAGAAACTCGTCATTGTCACCGCGGCCGTGCTGGCCACCGCACTATCGACGGCGGCTTTCGCCAGGACGGTCACCAGCACCATCGTCAGCGTCGATGCCAAGGGCGACGCCATCACGCTCGCCGACGGCAAGACGCTGAACCTGCCGGAAGGTATCGAGGTCGAGACGCTGAAGGCCGGCGAGAAGGTGGTCGTCACCTATTCGACGACATCTGGCAAATCGCTGGTGTCGAGCATCCAGCCCGCCAAATAG
- a CDS encoding peptidase C39 family protein, which produces MPASLLTSRASLTVFTSEDAAVWASLTAAVPAEIGDRLAALRRIAGVAGVAQYSDGRPEAIVVGQRRPAAAMMRIALFWSATSFVATDGPRLLETLEKEAHGQDVLCLRADEATVLGIGGQWERRDGFLQRWIGIEPSRRQELIPPSWPQTAGFTCGPSALAMAMAGLDPALLPDRALEVELWREATTIIGPSGPGGCDPYGLALAAHRRGLRVEVFISSAEPIFLDRAASEERRGLMSFVQTGFKRDVEAASVPIEPRAFAVEEIAQALDGGLLALVLIDQAPMMGYTCPHWVLVHSHGGGIYFLNDPWIEPDRLEQKTDVVDLPIMAAELDRMAWYGNPAYRAAVLVGPGSTTRKR; this is translated from the coding sequence ATGCCAGCTTCGCTGCTGACCAGCCGGGCCAGCCTGACAGTCTTCACTAGCGAAGACGCAGCCGTCTGGGCAAGCCTTACGGCGGCGGTGCCGGCCGAGATCGGCGATCGCCTGGCGGCGCTGCGGAGGATCGCCGGGGTCGCCGGCGTGGCGCAATACAGCGACGGCCGACCGGAGGCGATCGTGGTCGGCCAGCGCCGCCCGGCGGCGGCGATGATGCGCATCGCTCTGTTCTGGTCCGCCACCAGCTTCGTCGCGACCGACGGTCCGCGCCTGCTGGAGACGCTGGAGAAGGAGGCGCATGGGCAAGATGTGCTGTGCCTGCGCGCGGATGAGGCGACGGTGCTGGGCATTGGCGGCCAGTGGGAGCGCCGGGACGGCTTCCTGCAACGCTGGATCGGCATCGAACCGTCCCGCCGGCAGGAGCTGATACCACCCTCCTGGCCGCAGACGGCTGGCTTCACCTGCGGGCCGTCGGCGCTCGCCATGGCCATGGCCGGTCTCGATCCGGCCTTGCTGCCGGACCGGGCGCTGGAAGTCGAACTCTGGCGCGAGGCCACCACCATCATCGGCCCGAGCGGTCCGGGCGGCTGCGACCCCTACGGCCTGGCGCTGGCGGCGCACCGGCGTGGGCTGCGCGTCGAAGTGTTCATAAGCAGTGCCGAGCCGATCTTTCTCGACCGTGCCGCCTCGGAGGAAAGGCGCGGCCTGATGAGCTTCGTTCAGACCGGGTTCAAGCGCGACGTCGAAGCCGCATCGGTGCCGATCGAGCCCCGAGCCTTTGCCGTCGAAGAGATCGCCCAGGCGCTCGATGGCGGCTTGCTGGCGCTGGTGCTGATCGATCAGGCGCCGATGATGGGCTACACCTGCCCGCACTGGGTGCTCGTCCACAGTCATGGCGGCGGCATCTATTTCCTCAACGACCCCTGGATCGAGCCCGACCGGCTGGAACAGAAGACTGATGTCGTCGATCTCCCGATAATGGCGGCGGAACTGGACCGGATGGCCTGGTACGGCAACCCGGCCTACCGCGCCGCGGTGCTGGTTGGACCGGGCTCAACGACGCGGAAGCGCTAG
- a CDS encoding winged helix-turn-helix domain-containing protein, with amino-acid sequence MRLLLVEDDHRTADYIVKGLTEAGHVCDLLRNGHDGLFAATRGNYDVIVADRMIPGLDGLSMVKAVRAAGVRTPAIFLTSIGGVDDRVEGLEAGGDDYLVKPFAFSELLARINALGRRPAAQEQKTTLRVADLEMDLIMRRVVRQDQVIDLQPREFSLLEVLMRGEGRVITRTMLLERVWDFHFDPRTSVVETHISRLRAKVDKPFETQLIHTIRNTGYSLHAPLPS; translated from the coding sequence ATGCGACTTCTTCTCGTCGAGGACGACCACAGGACGGCGGATTATATCGTCAAGGGGCTGACCGAGGCCGGCCATGTCTGCGACCTCCTGCGCAACGGGCACGACGGGCTTTTCGCCGCGACCCGGGGCAACTACGACGTGATCGTCGCCGACCGCATGATCCCCGGCCTCGACGGCCTGTCGATGGTCAAGGCAGTGCGCGCCGCCGGAGTCCGGACGCCGGCGATCTTCCTGACATCCATCGGCGGCGTCGACGATCGCGTTGAAGGCCTGGAGGCCGGCGGCGACGATTACCTTGTAAAGCCCTTCGCCTTTTCAGAGCTTCTCGCCCGCATCAACGCGCTTGGCCGCAGGCCGGCGGCGCAGGAGCAGAAGACCACGCTACGGGTCGCCGACCTCGAAATGGACCTGATCATGCGGCGCGTTGTCAGGCAGGACCAGGTGATCGACCTGCAGCCACGCGAATTCAGCCTTCTGGAAGTGCTGATGCGCGGCGAAGGCCGCGTCATCACCCGCACCATGCTGCTGGAACGCGTCTGGGATTTTCACTTCGACCCCCGGACCAGCGTCGTCGAGACCCATATCAGCCGGCTGCGCGCCAAGGTCGACAAGCCGTTCGAGACCCAGCTCATCCACACCATACGCAACACCGGCTACAGCCTGCACGCACCGCTTCCATCATGA